The following coding sequences are from one Hyalangium gracile window:
- a CDS encoding non-ribosomal peptide synthetase, with protein MKPEAAQTASAPASGEEYVLPASFAQSRLWFLDRLQPGGRAYNVPTAVRLTGRLDVEALRRGLEALVHRHETLRTRFEVENEEVVQVISPPAPFPLEVVDLTALPSEGKEAEVERRVEETAGFLFDLARGPIVVARLILVAPGESVLVVTMHHIVSDGWSIGVFLRELAALYNGFARGVPAQLPELTIQYGDFAEWQRKLLQGPVLAEHLAFWRKELEGAPQLRLPTDRPHPATSTQRGGMVPLHFAPALAHRIQQLARSSGTSLYITLLAAFQVLLSRYSGQDDFTLGSPIANRNRSELEHLIGFFANSLVIRADTRGNPTFSELVRRVSQRALAAYAHEDMPFEKLVEELRPERQVGRNPLFQVAFAVQNAPTDRLQLHDLTVSPAAFRKGVARLELEVHIWERPEGLDGVYWEKTDGLRGMVIYDAELFDESTVQRLVEHYTALLTAIVDAPHLPISRLSLITPAERQQLAGWNATHRAFPRDRTIGELFEAHARRAPDAIALRFGSSALTYGELDRRSNRLAHRLRALGIGAESVVAVCLERSAELIISLLGVLKAGGAYMPLDTRYPRKRLAFMLRDARASAVIASPTEAAALPEFDIPQLRVEAERTGWEGDDDSPLPPSAGAENLAWVLYTSGSSGMPKGVMGTHRGVARLVVGTDYMTVSPGDRFAHVSNVSFDAGTWEIWGALLNGATLVGLTREEVSAPEQLEAKLRAERITHLLLTTALFNHVAAERPGALSSVGTLLFGGEQADPVAVRAILAASQPARLLNAYGPTEITTIASTHTIRELPAEARAVSIGLPISNTSIHLLDTEGREVPVGVVGELHIGGEGLARGYIHRPELTAERFIPDAVSGNAGARLYRTGDLARRQSDGTLEFLGRVDQQVKIRGHRIEPGEVEAVLASHPVVKQAVVVDRSDLVTGRGLVAYVCPSPEQLDGQRRTGDEATLREERVSQWQGFFDKRIYQTERDDTPADFDIIGWNSLYSGEPIPPEHMREWRDDAVSSIARRRPERVLELGCGTGMMLFGLAPQCRTYVGTDFSATVLARLQRRVDEAGLKTVSLLCRTADDFSGFEPGSFDAVVLNSVVQYFPDLDYLLRVLEGATSVVADGGFIFLGDLRSLPLMETLQASIQLFRARAEDSLEALRARVARELGRDEELHLDPALFSALRERLPRLRGVRIRLKRGWHQNELTRFRYAAVLEIGPRQPAGPAPVRLDWRADGLDEARLGERLRAHPREAVLVRNIPSHRLDGERELLPVLAGTSGLADVAELRAALARSKDATPGVDPEALGRLGESLGRAVGLGWSDSGAQGAFDALFGAEGQPEAALPHLPIEVESRPRELRSHASDPLRSRLTRLLLPQLAQWASEHLPPYMVPQQYVVLDRLPLTPNGKVDRRALPAPDDSRPGLAGAYVAPRTPLEQDIADIWTDVLGVERVGIHDNFFELGGHSLIATRIVSRIGERRGLECPLWMLFEAPTVAGLAVRLSQLENERRDIPDEPIPTQDRSAAADLALDELSDAEVAALLGAMRAEAQKS; from the coding sequence GTGAAGCCCGAAGCAGCACAGACCGCGTCCGCTCCGGCGAGCGGCGAGGAGTACGTCCTTCCCGCGTCCTTCGCGCAGAGCCGGCTCTGGTTCCTGGATCGGCTCCAGCCGGGAGGCCGCGCCTACAACGTCCCCACGGCCGTCCGTCTCACCGGTCGGCTCGACGTGGAGGCGCTGCGTCGCGGGCTCGAGGCGCTGGTCCACCGGCACGAGACGCTGCGCACCCGCTTCGAGGTGGAGAACGAGGAGGTGGTGCAGGTCATCTCCCCGCCCGCGCCCTTCCCGCTGGAGGTGGTGGATCTCACCGCCCTTCCCTCGGAGGGCAAGGAGGCGGAGGTCGAGCGCCGGGTCGAGGAGACCGCGGGCTTCCTGTTCGATCTGGCCCGAGGCCCCATCGTGGTGGCGCGCCTCATCCTCGTCGCTCCAGGCGAGAGCGTGCTCGTGGTGACGATGCATCACATCGTCTCGGACGGCTGGTCCATCGGCGTCTTCCTGCGCGAGCTGGCGGCGCTCTACAACGGCTTCGCCCGAGGCGTTCCGGCCCAGCTGCCCGAGTTGACCATCCAGTACGGCGACTTCGCCGAGTGGCAGCGCAAGCTGCTCCAGGGGCCCGTGCTGGCGGAGCACCTGGCCTTCTGGCGCAAGGAGCTGGAGGGCGCACCACAGCTCCGGCTCCCGACGGATCGTCCCCACCCGGCCACCTCCACCCAGCGGGGCGGCATGGTGCCGCTGCACTTCGCCCCCGCGCTGGCCCACCGCATCCAGCAGCTCGCCCGCTCCAGCGGGACGAGCCTCTACATCACGCTGCTCGCCGCCTTCCAGGTGCTCCTGTCGCGCTACAGCGGACAGGACGACTTCACGCTCGGCTCGCCCATCGCCAACCGCAACCGCAGCGAGCTGGAGCACCTCATCGGCTTCTTCGCGAACAGCCTCGTCATCCGCGCCGACACCCGAGGCAACCCCACCTTCTCCGAGCTGGTGCGCCGCGTCTCCCAGCGGGCGCTCGCTGCCTATGCGCATGAGGACATGCCCTTCGAGAAGCTCGTGGAGGAGCTGCGCCCCGAGCGGCAGGTGGGCCGCAACCCGCTCTTCCAGGTGGCGTTCGCGGTGCAGAACGCTCCGACCGATCGGCTCCAGCTCCATGACCTGACCGTCAGCCCCGCGGCCTTCCGCAAGGGCGTGGCGCGCCTGGAGCTAGAGGTCCACATCTGGGAGCGCCCCGAGGGCCTCGACGGCGTGTACTGGGAGAAGACGGATGGCCTGCGAGGCATGGTCATCTACGACGCGGAGCTGTTCGACGAGTCCACGGTCCAGCGGCTCGTGGAGCACTACACCGCCCTCCTCACGGCCATCGTCGATGCACCGCACCTGCCCATCTCCCGCCTGTCGTTGATCACACCGGCCGAGCGGCAGCAGCTCGCCGGCTGGAACGCCACCCACCGCGCCTTCCCGAGAGATCGGACGATCGGCGAGCTGTTCGAGGCCCATGCGCGCCGTGCTCCGGACGCCATCGCGCTGCGGTTCGGCTCCTCGGCGCTCACCTATGGGGAGCTGGACAGGCGCTCCAACCGGCTCGCCCACCGGCTGCGTGCGCTGGGCATCGGCGCCGAGTCCGTGGTCGCGGTGTGCCTGGAGCGCTCCGCCGAGCTGATCATCTCCCTGCTGGGCGTGCTCAAGGCGGGTGGCGCGTACATGCCGCTGGACACGCGCTATCCCCGCAAGCGGCTCGCCTTCATGCTGCGGGATGCGCGAGCCTCCGCGGTGATCGCCTCCCCCACCGAGGCGGCGGCGCTCCCCGAGTTCGACATTCCCCAGCTCCGGGTGGAGGCGGAGCGCACGGGCTGGGAGGGCGATGATGACAGTCCCCTCCCGCCGTCAGCCGGTGCGGAGAACCTCGCCTGGGTCCTCTACACCTCCGGCTCCAGCGGCATGCCCAAGGGCGTCATGGGCACGCACCGGGGCGTGGCGCGGCTGGTGGTCGGCACGGACTACATGACTGTCTCGCCGGGAGACCGCTTCGCCCACGTGTCCAACGTCTCCTTCGACGCGGGCACCTGGGAGATCTGGGGCGCCCTGCTCAACGGCGCCACCCTGGTGGGGCTGACGCGCGAGGAGGTGAGCGCCCCCGAGCAGCTCGAGGCGAAGCTGCGCGCCGAGCGCATCACCCACCTGCTGCTGACCACGGCCCTCTTCAACCACGTCGCGGCGGAGCGTCCCGGGGCGCTGTCCTCCGTAGGGACGCTGCTGTTCGGCGGCGAGCAGGCGGACCCCGTCGCCGTCCGAGCCATCCTCGCCGCGAGCCAGCCCGCGCGGCTCCTCAACGCCTACGGCCCCACGGAGATCACCACCATCGCGAGCACGCACACCATCCGCGAGCTGCCCGCGGAGGCGCGCGCCGTGTCCATCGGCCTGCCCATCTCCAACACGTCCATCCACCTGCTCGACACCGAGGGCCGGGAGGTGCCGGTGGGCGTCGTCGGAGAGCTCCACATCGGCGGAGAGGGACTCGCGCGTGGCTACATCCACCGCCCGGAGCTGACCGCGGAGAGGTTCATCCCAGATGCGGTGAGCGGCAACGCCGGGGCAAGGCTGTACCGCACCGGAGATCTCGCCAGGCGCCAGTCCGACGGCACCCTGGAGTTCCTGGGCCGGGTCGACCAGCAGGTGAAGATCCGCGGCCACCGCATCGAGCCGGGCGAGGTGGAGGCCGTGCTGGCCTCGCACCCCGTGGTGAAACAAGCGGTCGTCGTGGACCGGAGCGATCTGGTGACCGGGCGCGGGCTCGTGGCCTACGTGTGCCCGTCGCCCGAGCAGCTCGACGGCCAGCGCCGCACCGGGGACGAGGCCACCCTGCGAGAGGAGCGCGTCTCCCAGTGGCAGGGCTTCTTCGATAAGCGCATCTACCAGACCGAGCGCGATGACACCCCGGCGGACTTCGACATCATCGGCTGGAACAGCCTCTATTCCGGCGAGCCGATTCCGCCGGAGCACATGCGCGAGTGGCGCGACGACGCCGTCTCCTCCATCGCCCGGCGACGGCCCGAGCGCGTGCTGGAGCTGGGGTGCGGCACGGGCATGATGCTGTTCGGCCTGGCGCCCCAGTGCCGGACGTACGTGGGCACGGACTTCTCCGCGACGGTGCTGGCGCGGCTCCAGCGGCGTGTCGACGAGGCGGGCCTGAAGACGGTGTCCCTGCTGTGCCGCACCGCGGACGACTTCTCCGGCTTCGAGCCCGGCTCGTTCGACGCGGTGGTGTTGAACTCGGTGGTGCAGTACTTTCCGGACCTCGACTACCTGCTGCGCGTGCTGGAGGGAGCCACCTCCGTCGTGGCGGATGGGGGCTTCATCTTCCTGGGAGACCTGCGCAGCCTGCCGCTGATGGAGACGCTGCAGGCCTCCATCCAGCTCTTCCGAGCCAGGGCCGAGGACTCGCTGGAGGCCCTGCGCGCCCGGGTGGCCCGGGAGCTGGGTCGCGACGAGGAGCTGCACCTGGACCCGGCGCTCTTCTCCGCCCTGCGCGAGCGCCTGCCGAGACTCCGGGGCGTGCGCATCCGGCTCAAGCGAGGGTGGCACCAGAACGAGCTGACCCGCTTCCGGTATGCTGCGGTGCTCGAGATCGGTCCGCGTCAGCCAGCCGGGCCGGCACCGGTGCGCCTGGACTGGCGAGCCGATGGGCTCGATGAGGCCCGACTCGGAGAGCGGCTGCGCGCCCATCCGAGAGAGGCGGTGCTGGTGCGCAACATCCCCAGCCACCGGCTGGACGGAGAGCGGGAGCTGCTGCCCGTGCTGGCGGGAACATCCGGGCTGGCCGACGTGGCCGAGCTGCGAGCCGCGCTCGCTCGTTCCAAGGATGCCACCCCAGGCGTGGATCCCGAGGCGCTCGGGAGGCTCGGCGAGTCGCTGGGCCGGGCCGTGGGCCTGGGCTGGTCGGACTCGGGAGCGCAGGGTGCGTTCGACGCCCTGTTCGGCGCGGAGGGCCAGCCCGAGGCGGCGCTGCCCCACCTCCCCATCGAGGTGGAGTCACGGCCCCGCGAGCTGCGCAGCCATGCCAGCGACCCGCTGCGCAGTCGCCTCACCCGGCTGCTGCTGCCGCAGCTGGCGCAGTGGGCCTCGGAGCACCTGCCTCCTTATATGGTGCCGCAGCAGTATGTCGTGCTGGACCGGCTGCCGCTCACGCCCAACGGCAAGGTGGACCGGCGGGCGCTGCCGGCACCGGATGACAGCCGTCCCGGGCTCGCGGGAGCCTACGTGGCCCCGCGCACGCCGCTCGAGCAGGACATCGCGGACATCTGGACGGACGTGCTCGGCGTGGAGCGTGTGGGCATCCACGACAACTTCTTCGAGCTGGGCGGGCACTCGCTGATCGCCACCCGCATCGTCAGCCGGATCGGCGAGCGCCGCGGCCTCGAGTGTCCCCTCTGGATGCTGTTCGAAGCCCCCACCGTCGCCGGGCTCGCCGTCCGGCTGTCCCAGCTCGAGAACGAGCGCCGGGACATTCCAGACGAGCCCATTCCGACCCAGGACCGAAGCGCGGCCGCCGACCTCGCACTGGACGAGCTGTCCGATGCGGAGGTGGCGGCCCTCCTCGGCGCCATGAGAGCAGAGGCACAGAAGTCATGA